GTCAAAATATTCCAGAGTTCGTCCGGGTCCGTAAACGAAACCCGCTCGCCGCTTTCTGCATATTCAACAGTCCCGAGGATTTCCGTTTGAGCGTCAGGCAACTGCTTTCTGTTCCGCCTGTAGATGCGAACAAGATAACTTTCCAGGAGCTTGGTGCCTGATGAGCATGGAGAATCTTTCATACTGGTGAATTTACTCACCGGCGAGTCACAAACAGGTCACACTTTTAAAAAAAAATTGCAGGGGGATAATGACTGGCTGTAATGACAGGAAGTTTTCAGGGGATAAATCAGGAAGACGGGGAAACACAGTGAAAGGCGTTTGGGCTATAGATCAGCATGCCAGACCCAAAGCCCGGCATGCATGAGTGTTTTTGAAAATATCGCCAGTGTTGTTTTCAGGCTTTTACCTGGAAACGATGCGTTGGCGGAGTGATTGGGTCTTTGCCGAGGGTTCAATGCCAAAGGCATCGGATAACTGCTCGCAACACCTGGTATACACGGCAAGGGCACGGGAGGAGTCGCCAAGTGAAACGTAGCATTCCATTAACCCCTGGTAATATTCTTCGGTGAGCGGATCAAGCTCCAGGGCTTTTTCATAGAGCGGAGTCAATGCCAGACAATCACCGCTCTGCTTGAAAATGGCCATAAGGCGCTCTATCGTCCGCAGCACTTTAAGGTGCAACCTCTCCCGCGGCCCGATAGCCCACCCTGCCTGTGCATCGTTGACCAGAAAGGGCCCTTTGTAGAGAGAAAGTGATTGTTGTATCTGTTCAAATGCCGCATTTCTAGAATCCGTCGGGCCGGCAAGCAGCTTTTCCACCTCGCCGAGATTTCTTTCCAGCGCCCAGGTATCGACCCAGCAACGCCGGTCATCAATGGTCAGTTTGCCGTGGTTCATCACCAGGATGTCGCCGGGAATAATTTTTCGCAACCGCGACAGCGTCGTGGTGAATGAGCTGTGGGCTGCGTCGCCGTCGGCGTCGGGCCACAAACAATCGGCAAGTTTTTCCTCGGGCACCGCGCGTCCGCCAAAGGCGATCATGGCCATCAGCAGTTCAAGGGTTTTTTTACCCGTCTTAACGTTTAAGCGAAGCGATCTGTCTTCCACCACAATGCTGAAACGGCCCAGGGTGTAGATTCTGACCTCCCACGGCCAGTTCGTCAAATGCAGAGGCGGACTTTTCGGCACTACCTTTCGTTTGCGGATCATCTTCCGGACATGCGCTGTTTCCAGGTCGTTTTCCAGGGCCGTGATCAGGAGATTGTTCATGGTTTGGGGACGCCACCAGTCAAGATTGTAGATCTCTTTGGCTCTGCCGATGGCCAGTCCTTGGGCCAGAAATTTCAAACCCTTCTTTTTCAGCCCTTGTACAAAGGCCAGTTCCGCCAGGCCAAGATGCCGGGAATAATCGAGGTAAAGACTCTTGATATGTGCTGCTATTTCACCGGCCCGGTTGAAATATTGCTCAGCTTCATCATATCGTGCCAGTTCAATCAAAACCGCTCCCATGCCAATGGTGCTGAGCCCTTCAGGAAAGACCCCACCTCGTTCGATGGCAAAGTCCAGTGACTTTTTCATATGGATCAGAGCGCGTTCTTCTTCATTATCGGCAAGGGCATAAAGTGCCGCCACGAAGTTGAAGTGCCCTTGGTTGAGTTTACCGAATAGATCTTTCACCGCAGATAATTTGGCCAAGGCTCGGCACCGTTCTTCCGGGTCGGCTGATTCCAGGGTAAGATAGCAGTTCTGAGCCCGCAGAACAAAATCAAAGATGTGAATGCCGGATTTATCCGCCAATGCCAACCCTTTATTCGCCCTGGCGGAACTTTTCTCAAAATCTCCATTCAGCCAGTAAAACATGGCCTCGGTTTGCAGCCAGGGCAGGAGATAGAAAGGTTCGACCTTGTCGAGATCAGCACCGTGCACCATGTGATTGATAAAAATGGTTGCCTCGGAAAACGATCCCATCCATATGAGATAGATCAGATATTGGGTGGCCATGGCAAAGCGGTGGTTGATATTGGGCGCGGTTTTACAGATCATTGCTACCTGTTCCGACCACTTGGGCATATCAGCGTGTCCCGGCGAACGGTACAGCAGGAGGCCGAACATACCGAATGCCACCCGGGCCAGTATCTCCGGAGAGGAGATGGACGGTTTCCCGGCAAGAAAATCATCCATCCAGATCTTCCAGTCATCCAGCGGCGCAAAGTCATCCCATATGAAGAAATGGGAATCGATCATTCCGGCCCAACTCAGGCACATCCCATCCTCAAGCTTTTCTTTCTCAAATGTATGCAATGCTTCTTTAAATCGACGGCGGGCCGCCAGTGGATCCACCGAAAGCAGTGCCGTGCCGGCCCAGTAGTTAATCCACGGGGCTTTTTGATGAGCAGGTGGAAGGGCGTCAACAAGAGAAAGCAGTGCCCGGAAACGGCCCTGTTCAAGGTAGGGTCGGCTGTTGGCGAGGATGAATTCGCTCAGGCCGATCCAGTCTTCGGCGTCTTGCAGCAGAAGGGATGCCTCTTCAGCCATTCCATCCTCCAGGAGCAGGGCGGCCGCCTGTCGCTGCAGGTCCTGGATATGTTCGCGGGGATACGCAACTTTTCCTTTTTCCAGAAGAAATTCTCGAAACATCGGGTGGAACTGGTAGATCGCGGTGACCGGATCATGGCGGGTGGTAAAATATCCATTTTTATGAAATTTCTTTATCAGGTCGCCGGCCTGTCCGTCGCCGGTAAGGGCGTTCACTGAAACACTGGTCATCTCCGGCAGGAGTGCCGACTTGAGAAGGATGTCCCTCTGGGGATTCGGCATACGGTTGAAAACTTCCTCGGACAGAAATGAAAAGACCTCCTCAGGGGATGAATGAGGAACTTTGTTGTTCATGTCGCTTACAAAATCAAACCGAGAGTGCAGAACCATACCGGCGACCCAGCCGTGATATTTTGCTTGTATGGCATCGATGTCTTCCGGTGTAAGGGTTTGGGGATGTCGTGCAGATAAAAACGCTTCGGTTTCATCCCTGGTGAATTCCAGGTCATGATTTGTGATAAAAGACAAGGATTGCCCGGCTGTGAGGCGCACGAATGAAGGCGTCGAAGGCTCACGGCTGATAAAAATGATACGCCCCTCTTCCGGCAGGATCTCGGCTGCGACCCGCAACATGTCATGGACCTGTGCGTCGGGCGCCAGGATCTGGTAGTTGTCAAAGACCATGACAAAACCTTTGGGTAAAACCTGGTAAATCTCTTCAAAATAGTTGCGGCTGAATGTGGCCAGGTCAAAGTTGTATTCCGGTGTCAAGCAAGGGAGTTGCTTGCGATAACGGGGAGCACTCTGCCTGACGGCAAGGTTGAGGAAATTGATAAAGGTGGCCGGATCACTATCCCGTTCATCGATCTGATACCAGAGAGGCTTGATGCGACGCTCTTTCAGATAACTGCAAACAGCCCAGGTTTTGCCCTGGCCCGGCGGCGCATATACCCAGACAACAGGTTTGGTGCAGGCCTGGTCAAAAAGTGAAAAGACCCGCAAGCGCTTGAGATAATGCTCCAGCCGTGGGAATTTGATTTTTACGGGAACCGGCGGCTTGGCTGAGGGCGTTTTTTTTGTCATGGCAAAAAACTAACGTTTTCCAATGTTATTCCGTCGCTTTCCGGAGGTGAGGTGAAAGGAATTTGCTTTTCGACGCAATGCCAAAATTGAAAAATAGGCTATCAGACACCTGCGCCCATGTCAACTACTGTAAATGGTTAGCAAAACACATGCCAAGAACCTTTTCATGCGTAGATAATCATATTTTCAGTAACTTACTGATTTACGAAAGGCAATTACGTTGATCATCAATACCGTCAATCCAGTGCAGTAAGAATTTTCATATAAAATCAAAAAAACTTAAACGGATTATAGTTGGCAGGAGTAAATATGCAAAGTGAACCCGAAGGGACTATCTTAAGAACCTGTCAAACCTATTTTGTCTTGTGAGAATATACACCATCCCAGTCCTGCTCCGGAGGATTGGCGATAAAATCTTTGCACCTGGCAATGAATATCTCTGATGGCTTGTCTCCCATATTGTCTGCGAGGTCTTCAAAAATTGCCATGGCTTGCGAAAATTCCTGGGAAAAATATTTTTCAAGCCCTTGTTCAAATCGTTGTTTGATCTGTTTATTGTCTTCGGTGGTTTTCATGGCCTCAAAAATATGCACTGGAATGTTTTTGCCTTTTACCCGCACCCGGTCAAGCTGCCGGACAAGCACCCCGTCCGAAAGCTGCTCTCTGGTTGCATCGCTGATCACCACCCGGCATTTATAGGTTTTGCATAATCCCTCAAGGCGCGAGGCAAGATTCACCGCATCGCCGATGGCGGTATATTCAAAACGCACCTTGGAACCCATGTTGCCGACAATGCACTTGCCGGTATTGACGCCAATACCCACATCAACCTCGGGATATCCCTGAGCACGAAACCGGCCATTGACTTCATGCAGGGTCTCAATCATTGCAAGGGCCGAATGCACTGCCTTGTCCGCGTGATTTGCCACATCCAGGGGTGCATTGAAAAGAGCCATCATCGCATCGCCGATATATTTATCAAGCATGCCTTTGTTGTTTAAGACAACATTGGTCATGGGATCGTGAATCTGGGTCAGCATCTGCACCAGCTGGGTAGGAGTCACCTTTTCGGAAAGGGAGGTGAAGCCACGGATGTCGGAAAACAGCACGGTGATTTCCCGCTCCACGCCGCCCAGTTCCAGTTTATCAGGATCTTTGAGGATTTCGCCCACCACCTCGGGCGAAACATAGGAGGTAAAGGCTTTTTTCACCTCGCCGGCGCGTAATTCGGTACGCACAAAGGCAAAAATTTCAAGAACAATCATCAGCAGAATTACTCCGGCAAAGGCAAAAAATTCACGCAGCCAGATATTCACAGCAATAAGTGCGCCGTTTGCAACAACGGAAAGAAGCATGAGCACGGCGATATAAAGGGCGACGCGCTGCCAGAGAATCCGATGAAAACTGATGGCAAAAACCAGAAGCAATCCGAATAGTATCAGTGAAACATCAAGGGTCCTTGATCCAACAAGTATTTCATTGTTAAGGAGATTTGAAAGCGCCGTATAATGCAGCCACACCCCGGGAGTCACAGGATTAACCGGCGTGGGGCGCATGTCATACAACCCCATTTCAGTAACCCCCACGAGGACGACCTTATCCTTGAAAAAATCAGGGGGAACAGTGCCGTCATACACGTCCACTGCCGAAATAAAAATATCCTGGTCCAAAGTATAAAAGTTGAACTTGAAATAGTTCTCATCCGAAAGATCAACCTCACCCAGGCGAAAGCTCTTCACCCCGTCTTTATCGAGAACGATTGCGGCCTGTTTATTCTGGTAAAATCTCACAAGCTGCACGGCCAGGGGAGGAAACACAAATCCCTGATGGATATACCCCAGCGGGTACCTCCGATAAAGTCCGTCAGGATCCGGCTGGTTTGTAAAAAATGCGCTGGTCAGGCAGGAGGAGGATATTTCAGGGATGTTGATGTCTGCATATTTGTAGTTGCCGAGGCCGACAACTTCATCAAGAAATTCAATATTGAGATAGTCACTATCATTATGCCGTAATAAATCCAGAGCTTCGACTGATGTCTGCACAACAGCTTCATTCCGAAAAAGATAGCCGCAGACAATGTTTTCGTTTTGAGAAATAACATCGGCAAGATACTGGTCGTTTTCCTGTGTCGTCCGCTCGCCAAAGATTATATCGAGTCCGACAATACTCGCCTGATCAAGTCTGGCGAACAAATCCGCATGAACCCTGCGGTCCCATGGATAACGGCCCAGACTTTTTACGGATTTTTCGTCAATTGCGACAATGACGACGTTTTCATTGGCTGTAGGCACAAGACCCAGAGAATCACGGATACCGAATTTCGTGTCTTCAAGCTGGAGGGCAAGTTTGTTGACGAAATCAAGGTTAAGGAAATAAAGCCCGATTACGATGGCGGTAATTACCAACAGACCCGGTATTCGATAATTGTCAAAAAGCTTGATAAAGGCCTCCCCGCTGAAATT
The nucleotide sequence above comes from Pseudomonadota bacterium. Encoded proteins:
- a CDS encoding adenylate/guanylate cyclase domain-containing protein, with protein sequence MVITAIVIGLYFLNLDFVNKLALQLEDTKFGIRDSLGLVPTANENVVIVAIDEKSVKSLGRYPWDRRVHADLFARLDQASIVGLDIIFGERTTQENDQYLADVISQNENIVCGYLFRNEAVVQTSVEALDLLRHNDSDYLNIEFLDEVVGLGNYKYADINIPEISSSCLTSAFFTNQPDPDGLYRRYPLGYIHQGFVFPPLAVQLVRFYQNKQAAIVLDKDGVKSFRLGEVDLSDENYFKFNFYTLDQDIFISAVDVYDGTVPPDFFKDKVVLVGVTEMGLYDMRPTPVNPVTPGVWLHYTALSNLLNNEILVGSRTLDVSLILFGLLLVFAISFHRILWQRVALYIAVLMLLSVVANGALIAVNIWLREFFAFAGVILLMIVLEIFAFVRTELRAGEVKKAFTSYVSPEVVGEILKDPDKLELGGVEREITVLFSDIRGFTSLSEKVTPTQLVQMLTQIHDPMTNVVLNNKGMLDKYIGDAMMALFNAPLDVANHADKAVHSALAMIETLHEVNGRFRAQGYPEVDVGIGVNTGKCIVGNMGSKVRFEYTAIGDAVNLASRLEGLCKTYKCRVVISDATREQLSDGVLVRQLDRVRVKGKNIPVHIFEAMKTTEDNKQIKQRFEQGLEKYFSQEFSQAMAIFEDLADNMGDKPSEIFIARCKDFIANPPEQDWDGVYSHKTK